A window from Pseudomonas sp. Tri1 encodes these proteins:
- a CDS encoding ABC transporter permease — protein sequence MPRLRLTAAWALAPAAAVLFAFWLLPLAHLIVLGGQSREGSESGYWQVLSSAQYLGSLAQTCLLALATTLAALLVGGISGVFLSRQRFFGRSLLVALLTFPLAFPGVVVGFLVILLAGRQGLFASLGLELAGERWIFAYSLMGLCIGYLYFSIPRVILTVMAACETLDRSLEEAAQSLGAGHWRVVCDVIVPGLAPALVSCGAICFATSMGAFGTAFTLGTRLNVTPVAIYNVFTNYANFAVAAALSVVLGALTWAVLLLARRLANNSRTVL from the coding sequence GTGCCGCGTTTGCGGCTGACCGCGGCCTGGGCCCTGGCGCCTGCCGCAGCAGTATTGTTCGCGTTCTGGTTGTTGCCCCTGGCGCACCTGATCGTGCTGGGTGGACAAAGTCGTGAGGGTAGCGAAAGTGGCTACTGGCAGGTACTGAGCAGCGCGCAATACCTCGGTAGCCTGGCGCAAACCTGCCTGCTGGCCTTGGCAACGACCCTCGCGGCGCTGTTGGTGGGAGGCATCAGTGGGGTTTTCCTCAGTCGCCAGCGCTTCTTCGGTCGATCGCTACTGGTCGCCTTGCTGACCTTCCCGCTGGCATTCCCCGGCGTGGTGGTCGGCTTCCTGGTGATTCTGCTGGCCGGTCGCCAAGGCTTGTTCGCCAGTCTCGGTCTTGAGCTGGCGGGGGAACGCTGGATTTTTGCCTACTCATTGATGGGCCTGTGCATCGGCTACCTGTACTTCTCGATTCCGCGGGTGATCCTCACGGTGATGGCCGCTTGCGAAACCCTGGATCGCAGCCTGGAAGAAGCCGCTCAATCACTGGGTGCCGGACATTGGCGGGTGGTCTGTGATGTCATCGTCCCCGGCCTGGCACCGGCACTGGTCTCGTGCGGAGCGATCTGCTTTGCGACTTCCATGGGGGCGTTCGGTACCGCGTTCACCCTGGGCACCCGGCTGAATGTGACCCCGGTGGCGATCTACAACGTGTTCACCAACTACGCCAATTTCGCCGTTGCCGCCGCGCTGTCGGTGGTGCTGGGCGCACTGACCTGGGCGGTGCTGCTACTGGCCAGGCGTCTGGCGAACAATTCGAGGACGGTCTTGTGA
- a CDS encoding ABC transporter permease subunit: MRRSTLFVGQLLFTLLVCAFMLVPVLMSLLAGLTRNYFQGVSSGLTFDWLAQVWQAYSPTVWLSLQLAVACALCVCVVGVPAAYALVRMNNRFSRAFEELMVLPVAMPGLASALALLLTYGQFGGFRSSWLFILVGHVLFTLPFLVRPVMAVMQRQQLPVLEEAAASLGAGPLRRFFSVVVPNCRAGILAGVLMVVTLSLGEFNLTWMLHTPMTKTLPVGLADSYASARLEVASAYTLIFLLMIVPLLIALQAISARLSRGEKR, encoded by the coding sequence GTGAGGCGCTCAACGCTGTTTGTCGGGCAACTGCTGTTCACTTTGCTGGTTTGCGCCTTCATGTTGGTGCCTGTGCTGATGTCGCTGCTGGCCGGGCTGACCCGCAATTATTTCCAGGGCGTCTCCAGCGGCCTGACGTTCGATTGGCTGGCGCAGGTCTGGCAGGCCTATTCGCCGACGGTCTGGCTATCCCTGCAACTGGCCGTGGCCTGCGCACTGTGCGTCTGCGTGGTGGGGGTTCCGGCGGCTTACGCGCTGGTACGGATGAACAACCGCTTCAGTCGCGCGTTCGAGGAATTGATGGTGCTGCCGGTGGCAATGCCGGGCCTGGCCAGCGCCTTGGCGTTGCTGCTCACTTACGGTCAGTTCGGCGGATTTCGCAGCAGCTGGCTGTTTATTCTCGTCGGCCACGTGCTGTTCACCCTGCCGTTTCTGGTGCGTCCGGTGATGGCGGTGATGCAACGCCAGCAGCTGCCGGTTCTGGAAGAGGCTGCCGCCAGCCTGGGTGCCGGGCCGCTACGGCGGTTCTTCAGTGTGGTGGTGCCCAACTGCCGGGCGGGAATCCTCGCCGGGGTACTGATGGTCGTCACCCTGTCGTTGGGCGAGTTCAACCTGACCTGGATGCTTCACACCCCGATGACCAAGACATTGCCGGTGGGCCTGGCTGACAGCTATGCCTCGGCCAGGCTGGAAGTCGCCAGCGCCTACACCCTGATATTTCTGTTGATGATCGTGCCGCTGCTGATTGCGTTGCAGGCCATCAGCGCGCGCCTTTCCCGTGGAGAAAAACGATGA
- a CDS encoding ABC transporter substrate-binding protein, whose translation MIRLRKTLATLLLCGVASLTQAAETAICYNCPPEWADWGTQLKAIADTTGVQVPLDNKNSGQALAQLVAEQAAPVADVVYYGVTFGLQAQKAGVVGTYKPKGWEQIPAGLKDPQGHWFAIHSGTLGLMVNVDALGGLPVPQSWGDLLKPEYKGMVGYLDPSSAFVGYVSAVAINQAMGGTLDNFAPAIDYFQKLAKNSPIVPKQTAYARVLSGELPILVDYDFNAYRARYKDKANVAFVIPKEGSISVPYVMSIVGNAPHRANAEKVLDFVLSEQGQALWAKAYLRPVRAMKMPAEIAAQFLPDSDYARAGVVNYEQMAAAQEAFSARYLREVK comes from the coding sequence ATGATCCGCTTGCGTAAAACCCTGGCGACGTTGCTGCTGTGCGGCGTTGCCAGCCTGACCCAGGCCGCCGAAACGGCGATTTGCTACAACTGTCCGCCGGAATGGGCCGACTGGGGCACTCAGCTCAAGGCGATTGCCGACACCACCGGCGTGCAGGTCCCGCTGGACAACAAGAACTCCGGGCAGGCATTGGCGCAACTGGTCGCCGAGCAGGCCGCACCGGTGGCGGATGTGGTGTATTACGGCGTGACGTTCGGTTTGCAGGCGCAAAAAGCCGGGGTGGTTGGCACTTATAAACCCAAGGGCTGGGAGCAGATCCCGGCAGGCTTGAAAGACCCGCAAGGGCACTGGTTTGCCATTCACTCCGGCACTCTGGGCCTGATGGTCAACGTCGATGCACTGGGCGGGCTGCCCGTGCCGCAAAGCTGGGGCGACCTGCTCAAGCCTGAGTACAAAGGCATGGTCGGCTACCTGGATCCGTCCAGCGCGTTCGTCGGCTACGTCTCTGCCGTCGCGATCAACCAGGCCATGGGCGGTACCCTGGATAACTTCGCCCCGGCTATCGATTACTTCCAGAAACTGGCGAAAAACTCGCCCATCGTGCCCAAGCAAACGGCTTATGCGCGGGTGCTGTCCGGTGAGCTGCCGATCCTGGTGGATTACGACTTCAACGCCTATCGGGCGCGTTACAAGGACAAGGCCAACGTAGCTTTCGTGATTCCCAAGGAAGGCAGCATCAGCGTGCCTTACGTGATGAGCATCGTCGGTAACGCACCGCATCGGGCCAACGCCGAAAAGGTCTTGGACTTCGTTCTGTCCGAGCAAGGCCAGGCGCTATGGGCCAAGGCGTATCTGCGGCCGGTGCGGGCAATGAAAATGCCTGCCGAGATCGCCGCGCAGTTCCTGCCCGACAGCGATTACGCCCGGGCCGGGGTGGTCAACTACGAGCAAATGGCGGCGGCGCAGGAAGCCTTTTCCGCACGCTATCTGCGTGAGGTCAAGTAG